In a single window of the Melioribacteraceae bacterium genome:
- a CDS encoding carbohydrate porin yields the protein MKHKIFLLLFLSLAVVIKAQNQSIFGTSDSTLSFNSIQKFNYEASYIGDFAGNLSGGIKTGSLFLGMANIRIGFETKNIGLWNGGEFFLNGASTHGGTPSEKLFGDFQVASNIEAGNLTYLHELWYKHSFEAFEITIGLQDLNAEFVTSEYSGSFINSSFGIPSLIADNIPVPIFPLTALGIMGKFNLSDDIAIQAALFDGLPENFENNQYNLNWNLNSNDGVLVFSELQLATKFGNLPGTVKAGYYYHSHLKETCSETKVTETVFDKNYGFYAIADQKIFRSGENRGLGLFAQLALSPSNRNSHNYYIGGGLNYQGIFDNEGQDALGVAFAHAGFNESSLINETTIELFYKTALTENLFIQPDIQYIFNPAGIGNKLNNALAVFMRFGINF from the coding sequence ATGAAACATAAAATTTTTCTTTTACTATTTTTATCACTTGCTGTTGTTATTAAAGCACAAAATCAATCAATATTTGGAACCTCTGACTCAACTTTATCCTTCAACAGCATACAAAAATTTAATTACGAAGCTTCATATATAGGAGATTTTGCCGGGAATCTATCCGGTGGTATTAAAACCGGTTCACTGTTTCTCGGAATGGCAAATATTAGGATTGGATTCGAAACTAAAAATATTGGTCTGTGGAATGGCGGCGAATTTTTTCTGAATGGCGCATCAACACATGGCGGTACTCCTTCTGAAAAATTATTTGGTGATTTTCAGGTAGCATCAAACATTGAAGCCGGAAATCTTACATATCTTCATGAACTTTGGTACAAACATTCTTTTGAAGCTTTTGAGATAACCATCGGATTACAGGATTTGAACGCGGAATTTGTAACAAGCGAATATTCCGGATCATTCATAAACAGCTCATTCGGAATTCCTTCATTAATCGCGGATAACATCCCTGTTCCCATTTTCCCCCTTACTGCGCTCGGGATTATGGGCAAATTTAATTTAAGTGATGATATTGCAATTCAGGCAGCTTTATTTGATGGATTGCCGGAAAATTTTGAGAACAATCAATATAATCTTAATTGGAACCTTAATAGTAATGATGGCGTTCTTGTTTTTTCTGAACTGCAACTTGCTACAAAATTTGGAAATTTACCCGGGACTGTGAAAGCCGGATACTATTATCACTCGCACTTAAAAGAAACATGTTCCGAAACAAAAGTTACAGAAACTGTTTTTGACAAAAACTATGGTTTTTATGCAATTGCAGATCAAAAAATATTTCGATCAGGTGAAAATAGAGGTTTGGGATTGTTTGCACAATTAGCTTTAAGTCCTTCAAATAGAAACTCGCACAATTACTATATTGGGGGCGGTTTAAATTATCAAGGAATATTCGATAATGAAGGTCAAGATGCGCTAGGAGTAGCTTTTGCACATGCAGGGTTTAATGAAAGTTCATTAATTAATGAAACAACAATTGAATTGTTTTATAAAACGGCACTAACAGAAAATCTTTTTATTCAACCCGATATTCAATACATATTTAATCCGGCTGGAATTGGAAATAAATTAAATAACGCTCTTGCAGTTTTTATGCGATTTGGAATAAATTTTTAG
- a CDS encoding TonB-dependent receptor, producing MRRVLLILLMLSGITTFSQQTKQDTIKSYELKAVTIIDDKAKSIPGSGQFINNKKLEKLNQSNINNVLRIIPGVNIRDEEGFGLRPNIGLRGTPVNRSAKVTLMEDGILIAPAPYADPSAYYFPTFVRMQSIEVLKGSSQIKYGPYTIGGAVNLLSTSIPELFKGFAQTSYGSFNTNQQRVWVGDSRQNLDYVFEINRIASSGFKELDNGGNTGFNRHDVMAKLRWHSDDDADIPQALTLKFLNSSEDGNETYLGLTYEDYISNPFRRYSATQKDLLEMKHQHLFLNYLVTPVSGLMVNTTVYYATTYRDWARANTIGGQSINNILNNPAIHQTPYQIMIGIANGNIDYQSAARTYFSKGIQTNIQRLFNTSEVWHKIILGLRYHEDQSDRYATRSVYSMDNGNMILNSVGVKGNQENQIRNAGSFSSYLNYEINYKGLKVSPGLRYEKINFDFQNYGNTDVERIGISLKTASNDFSVLLPGLGINYEIDNTMNLFGGIHKGFSPPGMPSLTSTTGQAKVETSLNYELGYSYENNLLNAQVTAFYNNYDNILGSDNVSGGGAGTGEMFNAGNAKIQGLEVSFASDLLNINDAPRELKLPVSLTYTYTSAKFNETFINGGGDWGTGKINKGDFIPFITPHLLTASIGFEHNKFNATVIGRFTGETRVKPGQGNILVPAGNINYSDVNALKGYLIVDISANFMLNRTFTVFTAINNLTNSKAIVANLPQGFRPNMPLSFNVGLKADF from the coding sequence ATGCGCAGAGTTTTACTAATTCTGTTGATGTTGTCTGGTATTACAACTTTTTCTCAGCAAACAAAACAAGACACAATAAAAAGCTATGAACTCAAAGCAGTAACAATCATTGATGATAAGGCAAAATCAATTCCAGGTTCAGGTCAATTCATTAACAATAAGAAATTAGAAAAACTCAACCAGTCAAATATCAATAATGTTCTTCGAATAATTCCCGGGGTAAATATTAGAGATGAGGAAGGATTTGGATTGAGGCCGAATATTGGATTAAGAGGAACACCCGTAAATAGGAGTGCAAAAGTAACATTGATGGAAGATGGTATTCTGATAGCGCCTGCTCCTTATGCCGATCCTTCAGCTTATTACTTCCCTACATTTGTTCGTATGCAAAGCATAGAGGTATTGAAGGGAAGTAGTCAAATAAAATATGGACCTTATACTATTGGAGGCGCTGTTAATTTATTATCGACATCTATTCCCGAATTATTTAAGGGCTTTGCACAAACTTCTTATGGAAGTTTTAACACAAATCAGCAAAGAGTTTGGGTTGGCGACAGCAGGCAAAATTTGGACTATGTTTTTGAAATAAATAGAATAGCAAGCAGCGGCTTTAAAGAATTAGATAACGGCGGTAATACTGGTTTTAACAGACACGATGTAATGGCGAAACTGCGCTGGCACTCAGATGATGATGCGGATATTCCACAAGCTCTAACCTTAAAATTTCTGAATAGTTCGGAAGATGGAAATGAGACCTATTTGGGATTAACTTATGAAGATTACATATCCAACCCTTTTAGAAGATATTCTGCTACTCAAAAAGATTTATTGGAAATGAAGCACCAACATCTTTTCCTTAATTATTTAGTAACACCCGTAAGTGGCTTAATGGTAAATACTACGGTTTATTATGCAACTACATATAGAGACTGGGCAAGAGCAAACACAATTGGTGGACAAAGCATAAATAATATCTTAAACAATCCAGCAATTCACCAAACACCTTACCAAATAATGATTGGTATAGCAAATGGGAATATAGATTACCAAAGTGCGGCGAGAACATATTTTTCGAAGGGAATACAAACGAATATTCAACGCTTGTTTAATACAAGTGAAGTTTGGCATAAAATTATTCTTGGTCTTCGCTATCATGAAGATCAATCTGACCGATACGCCACGCGCTCGGTATATTCAATGGATAATGGGAACATGATTTTGAATTCGGTAGGAGTAAAAGGAAATCAAGAAAATCAGATAAGAAATGCTGGTAGTTTTTCATCTTATTTAAATTATGAAATAAACTATAAGGGGTTAAAAGTAAGTCCTGGACTTCGATATGAAAAAATCAATTTCGATTTTCAAAATTATGGTAATACAGATGTTGAAAGGATTGGGATCTCGTTAAAAACAGCGTCGAATGATTTTTCAGTTTTATTACCAGGACTGGGTATAAATTATGAAATTGATAACACTATGAATCTATTTGGTGGTATCCACAAGGGGTTTTCTCCTCCTGGAATGCCCTCATTAACCTCCACAACAGGTCAGGCAAAAGTAGAAACTTCGCTGAATTATGAATTAGGTTATAGTTATGAAAACAATTTATTAAATGCTCAAGTAACTGCTTTTTATAATAATTACGATAATATTTTAGGTTCTGATAATGTTTCAGGTGGTGGTGCGGGTACAGGTGAAATGTTCAATGCCGGAAATGCAAAAATTCAAGGTTTGGAAGTCAGTTTTGCATCCGATTTACTAAACATAAATGATGCGCCTAGAGAATTAAAACTACCTGTATCTTTAACTTATACCTACACCTCTGCAAAGTTTAACGAAACTTTTATAAATGGTGGAGGTGACTGGGGAACCGGAAAAATTAACAAAGGTGATTTTATTCCATTTATCACCCCTCACTTATTAACTGCTAGTATTGGTTTTGAACATAATAAATTTAACGCAACTGTTATTGGCCGATTTACAGGAGAAACCAGAGTAAAACCCGGGCAGGGTAACATATTGGTGCCGGCTGGAAATATAAATTACAGTGATGTGAATGCTTTAAAAGGATATTTGATAGTCGATATTTCTGCCAATTTTATGTTGAATAGAACATTCACTGTTTTTACTGCAATTAATAATTTAACTAACAGCAAAGCTATCGTGGCAAATTTGCCGCAAGGATTTAGACCAAATATGCCACTCAGCTTTAATGTTGGATTGAAAGCTGATTTTTAG
- a CDS encoding response regulator transcription factor, translating to MSRKIINIALLEPSQIVNEGLTNLFMKSGQYFKLFRVENFDELEKLMEKEIIDIALVNPSFIQNRDKEFITLKKNNHTRCWIALVYTFFNQQILSLFDNTINITDSPDTIIKLVNKLFVGTSENQMQNMHEQLSEREIEVLKLVVSGMSNKEIADKLFISVHTVVSHRKNISQKTGIKSQSGLTIYAISNKIIQLDNFSNQ from the coding sequence TTGAGCAGAAAAATTATAAATATTGCCCTTCTTGAACCCTCCCAAATTGTAAATGAAGGACTGACAAATCTATTTATGAAGTCCGGGCAATATTTTAAATTATTCCGTGTAGAGAATTTTGATGAGCTCGAAAAATTAATGGAAAAAGAAATAATTGATATTGCCCTGGTTAATCCTTCTTTCATTCAAAACAGAGACAAAGAGTTTATAACTTTAAAGAAGAACAATCATACTAGATGTTGGATTGCATTGGTCTATACTTTTTTTAACCAGCAAATTCTCTCTTTGTTTGATAATACTATTAACATTACCGATTCACCCGATACAATTATAAAGTTAGTAAACAAATTATTCGTTGGGACTTCTGAAAATCAAATGCAAAATATGCATGAACAACTTTCCGAACGAGAGATAGAAGTACTAAAGTTAGTTGTATCGGGAATGTCTAACAAGGAAATAGCCGATAAACTATTTATCAGTGTACATACCGTTGTAAGCCACAGAAAAAATATTTCACAAAAAACCGGGATTAAAAGTCAATCCGGTTTAACAATATATGCCATCTCAAATAAAATAATTCAATTAGATAATTTTTCAAATCAGTAA
- the uvrA gene encoding excinuclease ABC subunit UvrA: protein MAKKNSNKNPIDKIVIKGARQHNLKNISLEIPRNKLVVFTGVSGSGKSSLVFDTIYAEGQRRYVESLSSYARQFLERMNKPDMDFIYGISPAVAIEQKTGSRNPRSTVGTSTEIYDFLRLLFARVGKTYCFDCGKEVKKDTVGTVSDWLEQENEQFKFYLGFPIHIHEGSSVKEELELLKKKGFFRIYINSQLYDLNEKIPNPKTKNKIIVVLDRFKIRKGNVRESLADSLEAAFREGEGRASIINADTNEVKNFTKFYECCGIRYEEPEPRFFSFNNPFGACPVCQGFGKTMGYEMDLIVPNPKLSLLEGAIAPWRTINYSKYLRDLIRNNENRIPLNIPFNDLTAEQVALVKKGFKGFDGIDKFFKHLEEKTYKMGIRILLSKYRGYTTCPACKGSRLRREAMQVMIDERSIHDIVSMSIERALTFFKLLTLSDYDKEVAQRIYDEIFKRLTFLNEVGLGYLTLDRLSSTLSGGETQRINLATSLGSALMGTLYVLDEPSIGLHPRDNSRLIKILKSLRDLGNTVLVVEHDSEMMEEADLVFDMGPKAGIHGGEIVASGTVQEIMRNENSLTGKYLSGKLSIPVPNERNLQVNEFIRIVGARENNLKNVSVNIPLKKLVVISGVSGSGKSTLVHDILYGGLVKLNGGNPPKIGKHDSIEGARYIDNIQIVDQSPIGKSPRSNPISYIKGYEIIRELFAATPQAKARGYKPGYFSFNVPGGRCETCQGEGYITIEMQFLADLYLECDDCKASRFKKETREITYRGKNIVDVLNMTVDEALEFFVNNSKLVRMLQTLSDVGLGYIKLGQPSNTLSGGEAQRVKLASHLSTNSPNQHTLFIFDEPTTGLHFDDISKLLRCFQMLIENKNSVVIIEHNLDIIKCADWVIDLGPEAGDKGGQIVAEGTPEEIALNENSHTGSFLKKYLN, encoded by the coding sequence ATGGCAAAGAAGAATTCGAACAAAAACCCGATAGATAAAATTGTTATAAAAGGGGCACGCCAACATAACCTTAAAAATATTTCACTAGAAATTCCCCGTAATAAACTAGTTGTGTTTACAGGAGTAAGCGGCAGTGGTAAATCATCTCTGGTTTTTGATACAATTTATGCTGAAGGGCAGCGGAGATATGTAGAAAGTTTATCCTCCTACGCACGTCAATTCCTCGAACGTATGAACAAGCCTGATATGGATTTTATTTATGGAATTTCCCCTGCCGTTGCAATTGAGCAAAAAACCGGGTCGCGGAATCCACGATCTACTGTGGGAACAAGTACTGAGATTTATGATTTTCTTCGTTTATTATTTGCGCGTGTTGGTAAGACATATTGTTTCGACTGCGGGAAAGAAGTTAAAAAAGATACTGTTGGGACTGTATCAGATTGGCTTGAACAGGAGAATGAGCAATTCAAATTCTACCTTGGATTTCCTATTCACATCCATGAGGGAAGTTCTGTAAAAGAGGAATTAGAACTGCTCAAGAAGAAAGGATTCTTTCGAATCTACATTAATTCCCAGTTGTATGATTTAAATGAAAAAATTCCGAATCCAAAAACGAAGAATAAAATAATTGTTGTTCTCGACCGTTTTAAAATAAGGAAAGGAAATGTTCGCGAAAGTCTCGCCGATTCATTGGAAGCTGCATTTAGGGAAGGTGAAGGAAGAGCTTCAATTATAAACGCTGATACGAATGAAGTAAAGAACTTCACAAAATTTTATGAGTGCTGTGGAATAAGGTACGAAGAACCGGAGCCCCGATTTTTCTCATTCAATAATCCATTTGGCGCGTGTCCCGTTTGCCAGGGTTTCGGTAAAACAATGGGTTACGAAATGGATTTAATAGTGCCAAATCCAAAATTATCGTTACTTGAAGGCGCCATTGCTCCATGGAGAACAATAAATTACAGCAAATATTTGCGAGATTTAATCCGGAACAACGAAAATCGAATTCCTCTCAATATTCCCTTCAATGATTTAACAGCCGAGCAAGTTGCATTAGTAAAAAAAGGATTTAAAGGTTTTGATGGAATTGATAAATTCTTTAAACATCTCGAAGAAAAAACTTATAAAATGGGGATCAGAATTTTGCTTAGTAAATATCGAGGTTATACTACTTGTCCCGCTTGTAAAGGCTCGAGACTCCGCAGAGAAGCAATGCAGGTTATGATTGATGAGAGATCAATTCATGATATAGTATCAATGTCTATTGAAAGAGCATTAACCTTCTTTAAATTGCTTACATTAAGCGATTACGATAAAGAAGTAGCCCAAAGAATATATGATGAAATTTTCAAAAGATTAACATTCTTAAATGAGGTTGGATTAGGTTATCTAACGCTCGACCGTTTAAGCAGCACATTATCGGGGGGAGAAACACAACGAATTAATTTGGCTACTTCACTCGGCTCTGCTTTAATGGGAACATTATATGTTCTTGATGAACCAAGCATAGGACTACATCCGCGTGACAACTCAAGATTAATAAAAATATTAAAATCACTTCGAGACCTGGGCAATACAGTATTAGTCGTAGAGCATGATTCTGAAATGATGGAAGAAGCCGATTTAGTTTTTGACATGGGTCCAAAAGCCGGAATTCATGGAGGCGAAATTGTTGCATCCGGAACCGTTCAGGAAATAATGAGGAATGAAAATTCTCTCACTGGTAAATATTTGTCGGGCAAACTCTCAATTCCCGTACCTAATGAAAGAAATCTACAAGTGAACGAATTTATTAGAATAGTTGGTGCGAGAGAAAATAATCTGAAAAATGTATCGGTTAACATTCCTCTTAAAAAACTTGTTGTGATAAGCGGTGTTAGTGGTTCCGGCAAATCAACTCTTGTGCATGATATTTTATATGGAGGTTTGGTAAAACTTAATGGCGGCAATCCTCCCAAAATTGGAAAGCACGATTCAATTGAGGGAGCTCGTTATATTGATAATATTCAGATTGTGGATCAATCTCCGATTGGTAAATCTCCCCGCTCAAATCCTATAAGTTATATTAAAGGATATGAGATAATTAGGGAATTATTTGCAGCGACACCTCAGGCAAAAGCGAGAGGTTACAAACCGGGATATTTTTCATTCAACGTACCCGGCGGCAGATGCGAAACATGCCAGGGTGAAGGATACATTACTATTGAGATGCAATTCCTTGCCGATTTATACCTTGAATGCGATGACTGTAAAGCTTCCCGATTTAAAAAGGAGACAAGAGAAATTACTTACCGTGGTAAAAATATTGTTGATGTTTTAAATATGACTGTTGATGAAGCTCTTGAATTTTTTGTGAATAACAGCAAGCTAGTAAGAATGCTTCAAACACTTTCTGATGTAGGATTGGGATATATAAAATTGGGTCAGCCCTCAAATACACTTTCTGGCGGCGAGGCTCAACGAGTAAAACTTGCATCCCACTTATCTACAAATAGTCCAAATCAGCATACACTATTTATTTTTGATGAGCCAACAACCGGTCTTCATTTTGATGATATCAGTAAACTGCTGAGATGTTTTCAAATGCTGATTGAAAATAAAAATTCGGTTGTTATCATTGAACATAATCTTGATATTATTAAATGTGCCGATTGGGTTATTGATCTTGGCCCCGAAGCCGGGGATAAGGGGGGTCAAATTGTTGCGGAGGGAACTCCTGAAGAAATTGCTCTAAATGAAAATTCGCATACCGGCTCATTTCTTAAAAAGTATTTGAATTAG
- a CDS encoding cache domain-containing protein, with amino-acid sequence MKIKHIKDVGVLKKLGLLILGVILPLFLYIFIFLLPNVEEHLLEEKRIATRHIVEVAKGIVEGFTLQEQKGLLSKEEAQTKAISAINTLRYNQDDYFWINNLDLKMVMHPINSALNGKDISENKDPNGVYIFREANNIAKAAGGGFVEYMWPKPGYSQPQPKISYVTLIKEWGWVVGSGIYVDDVAEQISEFYISAIIGIVISLLIALGISYYLSTFITRPLKSLQQAASQVAIGDANYNVEITSEDEFGQLQKAFKEMLSSLKEKADVADRISVGDMKADINVRSDKDVLSKSILKLKNTLHNLVEELKQLTHSAKEGKLSDRGHAEKFNGGFKDIIVGVNETLDAVIKPVNEGSKVLEKMALGDFTVKVTGEFKGDHQIIKNSINSLGESLSQILKEVNQAVEATASASSEISSSTEEMAAGSQELSSQTSEVASAVEQMTRTIMETTKNTAAAAESAKEAGQKAKEGGKVVEETISGIVKITQVVNKSADTVEILGKSSNQIGEIILVIDEIADQTNLLALNAAIEAARAGEQGRGFAVVADEVRKLAERTTKATKEIADMIKQIQRDTKEAVGAMQVGKDEVEKGKALAEKAGASLTQIIEKANSVMDIITQVAAASEEQSSAAEQISKSIEGIDSVTRESASGIQQVARASEDLNRLTLELQNLTTRFKVDDSAITKSNKLAYNR; translated from the coding sequence ATGAAAATAAAACATATAAAAGATGTGGGGGTTTTAAAGAAGTTGGGGTTATTAATATTAGGAGTTATACTCCCGCTGTTTTTATACATATTCATTTTTTTACTTCCAAATGTTGAAGAACATTTGCTAGAAGAAAAAAGAATTGCAACAAGACATATTGTTGAGGTGGCAAAGGGAATAGTTGAGGGCTTCACATTACAAGAGCAAAAAGGGTTGCTTTCAAAAGAGGAAGCCCAGACAAAAGCAATTAGTGCAATAAATACTTTGCGTTATAATCAAGATGATTATTTCTGGATTAATAACCTTGACCTAAAAATGGTTATGCACCCAATTAACTCAGCATTAAATGGGAAGGATATTTCAGAAAATAAAGATCCTAATGGGGTATATATTTTTAGGGAGGCTAATAATATTGCCAAAGCTGCAGGGGGAGGATTTGTGGAGTACATGTGGCCAAAACCCGGGTATTCGCAACCCCAGCCAAAAATATCATACGTCACATTAATTAAAGAGTGGGGATGGGTGGTTGGAAGCGGGATTTATGTTGATGATGTGGCAGAACAGATAAGTGAATTTTATATCTCAGCTATAATTGGAATAGTTATATCACTTTTAATTGCGCTTGGTATAAGCTACTATCTTTCAACATTTATTACACGACCGTTAAAATCTTTGCAACAAGCCGCTTCGCAAGTTGCAATAGGAGATGCTAATTATAATGTTGAGATAACTAGCGAGGATGAATTTGGTCAACTTCAAAAAGCATTCAAAGAAATGTTGAGCAGTCTAAAAGAAAAAGCCGATGTTGCCGATAGAATTTCTGTCGGAGATATGAAAGCGGATATAAATGTCAGATCAGATAAAGATGTTCTATCAAAAAGTATTCTTAAATTAAAAAATACATTGCATAATTTGGTTGAGGAGTTAAAACAATTAACTCATTCTGCAAAAGAGGGAAAACTATCCGACCGCGGGCATGCCGAGAAATTTAATGGCGGGTTCAAAGATATTATAGTGGGGGTTAATGAAACTTTAGACGCTGTAATTAAACCGGTTAATGAAGGCTCAAAAGTGTTAGAGAAAATGGCTTTAGGTGATTTTACTGTTAAGGTAACCGGCGAATTCAAGGGAGATCACCAAATAATTAAAAACAGCATTAATAGTCTGGGTGAATCACTATCACAAATATTAAAAGAAGTAAACCAGGCTGTTGAAGCAACTGCCAGCGCCAGCAGTGAAATCTCCTCATCAACTGAGGAAATGGCCGCGGGATCGCAAGAACTTTCCTCTCAAACTTCAGAAGTAGCTTCAGCGGTTGAACAGATGACTAGAACAATTATGGAGACTACAAAAAATACCGCCGCCGCCGCTGAATCCGCTAAAGAAGCCGGACAGAAAGCAAAAGAAGGGGGCAAAGTAGTTGAAGAAACAATTTCGGGAATTGTTAAAATTACCCAGGTAGTAAATAAATCAGCCGATACTGTAGAAATTTTAGGAAAGAGCAGTAATCAAATTGGTGAAATTATTTTAGTTATTGATGAAATCGCAGATCAAACTAATCTACTTGCCCTTAATGCCGCAATTGAAGCCGCGAGAGCAGGTGAGCAGGGAAGAGGTTTTGCGGTTGTTGCCGATGAGGTAAGAAAACTTGCCGAGAGAACTACAAAAGCAACTAAAGAAATTGCCGATATGATTAAGCAAATACAAAGAGATACAAAGGAAGCGGTCGGCGCGATGCAGGTTGGCAAAGATGAAGTAGAAAAGGGAAAGGCGCTTGCAGAAAAAGCCGGTGCATCACTAACGCAGATTATAGAAAAAGCCAATAGTGTTATGGATATTATTACTCAAGTTGCCGCAGCAAGCGAAGAACAATCCAGCGCCGCAGAACAGATTAGTAAGAGTATCGAAGGAATTGATTCGGTTACCAGAGAATCGGCGAGCGGAATTCAGCAGGTGGCTCGCGCTTCCGAAGATTTGAACCGACTTACTCTTGAGCTTCAAAATCTAACTACAAGATTTAAGGTAGATGATAGCGCCATAACAAAATCAAATAAATTAGCATATAATAGATAA
- a CDS encoding glycosyltransferase family 9 protein, which translates to MKPHSEILIINYKYLGDLIVCTPAIRAIRKSFHDSKITLLARKEYSSVLQSNPNIDEIIWFDSATKKLNGIARIKAELDFIKLLRKKKFNRVISLQAGDRYTQWAFLTGAQKRVGPEKQKLNFLLTDKVDVFEDTISYREYYLRIAEHAGATRDGNNLEYYIDKKLEEWRREFFISNSLDKIGELIAIHPGASEPTKVWPIEKYFEVIDKLLVKENRKIILLIGPAEKQLITEHKLASNKNIVLCDTSDNIHKLGAVLEKSKLLICNDSGARHLAAALGIKTITLFPEDKIGSWKFYAEEEKQYFIIGKRNLENPSNYFLDGIDVSTVIQKAEELLNEN; encoded by the coding sequence TTGAAACCACACTCAGAAATTCTAATAATTAATTATAAGTATCTCGGCGATTTAATTGTGTGCACGCCGGCAATTAGGGCAATCCGTAAAAGCTTTCACGATTCAAAAATTACTCTTCTCGCGAGAAAAGAATATTCAAGCGTGCTTCAGAGCAATCCCAATATTGATGAAATTATCTGGTTCGATAGCGCAACGAAAAAATTAAATGGGATTGCGAGAATAAAAGCTGAACTGGATTTTATAAAACTGTTGCGCAAGAAAAAATTTAACCGCGTCATATCATTACAGGCGGGGGATCGATACACTCAATGGGCTTTTTTAACCGGCGCGCAAAAAAGAGTTGGACCGGAGAAACAAAAATTAAATTTTCTGTTAACTGATAAAGTGGATGTTTTTGAGGATACAATTTCTTACCGTGAATACTATTTGAGAATCGCTGAACATGCGGGTGCTACTCGTGATGGTAATAATCTGGAATATTATATAGATAAGAAGCTCGAAGAATGGAGAAGGGAATTTTTTATTTCAAATTCACTTGATAAAATCGGCGAATTAATCGCTATACATCCGGGCGCGAGTGAGCCAACTAAGGTATGGCCTATTGAAAAATATTTTGAGGTCATTGATAAATTGCTCGTAAAAGAGAATAGAAAAATAATTTTATTGATTGGACCTGCCGAAAAGCAATTAATTACTGAGCATAAACTAGCATCTAATAAAAATATAGTTTTGTGCGATACATCTGATAATATTCACAAACTTGGCGCTGTACTTGAAAAGTCTAAATTGCTGATATGTAATGATTCGGGAGCCAGGCATCTCGCGGCGGCATTGGGTATAAAAACAATAACTCTTTTTCCTGAAGATAAAATTGGATCATGGAAATTTTATGCAGAGGAGGAAAAACAATATTTTATTATTGGAAAACGAAACCTCGAGAATCCTTCAAATTATTTTTTAGATGGAATTGATGTTTCCACTGTAATACAAAAAGCTGAAGAGTTGTTGAATGAAAATTAA
- a CDS encoding glycosyltransferase family 9 protein, translating to MKINANKILIIKWGALGDMIMSTSAIRAVRENYPEAHIALLSNSLMPQIIPPGTLVDESIIYDEKKYRGIKSFLELLKLVLVLRRRKYDLAINLRWTSDRCAVIAYLSGARERVSSGPKNMMNLYTIRLDHSVGRYHELHRNLDIVKAVGIKVTNEVPFIFISEENKKFANDYFIQLKLIKERTVLIHPGASKPNRAWAPERYKEIALRLADEFNLNILVTWGINELNWAAKVADGTNHKIVLAPSTSCIGDLAALIKNCALCITNCTGPMNVAVAVETPTIAFLGSSHPVDWGPYFPIHTIIKSPMDQETYTDEEERLAMEAISIEMAWNIIKNRCEELFKN from the coding sequence ATGAAAATTAATGCAAATAAAATACTAATTATAAAATGGGGTGCGCTCGGTGATATGATTATGAGTACTTCTGCCATCCGTGCTGTTAGGGAAAATTACCCCGAAGCGCATATTGCTCTGCTCTCAAATAGTCTTATGCCTCAAATAATTCCACCGGGTACTTTGGTTGATGAGTCTATTATTTATGATGAAAAAAAATATAGAGGTATCAAATCATTTCTTGAATTATTAAAGTTAGTGTTGGTTCTAAGACGAAGGAAGTATGATTTGGCAATTAATTTAAGATGGACCTCCGATCGTTGTGCTGTAATTGCTTATTTAAGCGGAGCAAGGGAAAGGGTTAGTTCAGGTCCTAAAAACATGATGAATCTTTATACAATTAGACTTGATCATTCTGTTGGCAGATATCATGAATTACACAGAAATTTGGATATAGTTAAAGCCGTCGGGATAAAAGTTACGAATGAAGTCCCATTTATTTTTATAAGTGAGGAGAATAAAAAATTTGCAAATGATTACTTCATTCAATTAAAATTGATAAAAGAGAGAACTGTATTGATTCATCCCGGAGCCTCAAAGCCAAACAGAGCATGGGCTCCCGAAAGATATAAGGAAATTGCGCTCCGTCTCGCCGACGAATTTAACCTAAACATATTAGTTACATGGGGAATCAATGAATTAAACTGGGCAGCTAAAGTTGCCGACGGAACCAATCATAAAATAGTTTTGGCACCTTCAACATCGTGTATTGGAGATTTAGCTGCATTAATTAAAAATTGTGCTTTATGTATTACAAATTGTACAGGTCCAATGAATGTGGCGGTTGCGGTTGAAACCCCTACGATAGCATTTTTGGGTTCCTCACATCCCGTTGATTGGGGTCCCTATTTCCCAATTCATACAATTATAAAATCTCCAATGGATCAGGAAACATATACAGATGAAGAGGAGAGATTGGCAATGGAAGCCATTTCAATTGAAATGGCATGGAATATAATTAAGAATAGGTGTGAAGAGTTGTTTAAAAATTAA